A DNA window from Chryseobacterium sp. MEBOG06 contains the following coding sequences:
- a CDS encoding MazG-like protein — MDTNNFEEIIKRSLQIRDEYHQLEIKSNGKEWTLEEDALAYLTDAGLVGRNVMSHQKTWLKKDSAEELEHKLAENIWWLIVLADRTGIDMKEALEKFLTKTENLFP, encoded by the coding sequence ATGGACACCAATAATTTTGAAGAGATTATCAAACGATCTTTACAGATAAGAGACGAGTATCATCAACTTGAAATAAAAAGTAACGGAAAAGAGTGGACGCTGGAAGAAGATGCACTTGCTTATCTTACCGATGCCGGATTGGTAGGAAGAAATGTAATGTCACATCAGAAAACATGGCTGAAAAAAGATTCGGCAGAAGAACTTGAACATAAATTAGCAGAAAATATCTGGTGGCTGATTGTCCTGGCAGACCGAACAGGAATTGATATGAAAGAAGCCCTGGAAAAATTCTTAACCAAAACAGAAAACCTATTTCCATGA
- a CDS encoding alpha/beta hydrolase, with product MKFFTAFLFSIFSIFCQAQTIYSKAYGNSQNPPVIFIHGGPSGNATLFEGTTASKLAEKGFYVIVYDRRGEGRSKDENATMTFKESFADLNQLYIKYKIKKAHIIAHSFGGIIGTLFTRQFPKKVSSLTLAGALFTQQETYDHILKEAKIYFKNDPAQLKEISEIERLDKNTAAYRKRCYEIAGKMNFFKMPSPTPESENLREEYEAGEFYKNNIRNPDSPAKFYQNEPLNNLDNTAVLKEIKRKGVPIFCIYGKNDGIFSEKQLNDLKNIVGKGNFKLIDNCSHYLFVDQQDEFFKFIKLTLK from the coding sequence ATGAAATTTTTTACAGCTTTTCTATTTTCCATATTCTCCATTTTTTGTCAGGCACAGACCATTTATTCCAAAGCGTATGGGAATTCTCAGAATCCTCCGGTGATTTTTATCCATGGCGGTCCAAGTGGGAATGCTACTTTATTTGAGGGAACAACGGCATCCAAACTAGCTGAAAAAGGTTTCTATGTGATCGTTTATGACCGTCGTGGTGAAGGCCGCTCAAAAGATGAGAATGCTACCATGACCTTTAAAGAAAGTTTTGCAGATCTGAATCAGCTTTATATCAAGTATAAAATCAAAAAGGCCCATATTATTGCCCATAGCTTTGGAGGGATCATAGGTACTTTATTTACCCGTCAGTTTCCAAAGAAAGTAAGCTCATTAACTCTTGCGGGAGCTTTATTTACTCAGCAGGAAACCTATGATCATATTTTAAAAGAAGCAAAAATATACTTCAAAAATGATCCTGCCCAGCTAAAAGAAATTTCAGAAATAGAAAGGCTGGATAAAAACACTGCAGCTTACAGAAAGAGATGTTATGAAATTGCAGGTAAAATGAATTTCTTCAAGATGCCCTCTCCTACTCCCGAAAGTGAAAATTTAAGGGAAGAATATGAGGCTGGTGAATTTTATAAAAACAATATCAGAAATCCTGATTCGCCAGCCAAATTTTATCAGAATGAACCTCTGAACAATCTTGATAATACTGCTGTTTTAAAGGAGATTAAAAGAAAAGGAGTGCCTATCTTCTGTATTTATGGCAAAAATGACGGAATATTCTCCGAAAAACAATTGAATGACCTTAAAAATATAGTTGGAAAAGGTAATTTTAAGCTTATAGATAACTGTTCACATTACTTATTTGTAGATCAGCAGGATGAATTTTTTAAATTTATAAAGCTTACATTAAAATAA